TATTCAACTAAACATTACTCCCAAACCAAACCGCACAGGCCCAATGACAATCAAAGAGCATATGTTCAACAGTCTCGTCAAATTGGTTACAAATGGGACACATCTGAGATTGTCCATGCCTTCTCTTGGGCAGATTTTCTTTGGTGGCTAAACTATTGCTGCAAGCTCTTCACCAGAAATGCCTAATTTTGTGGGGCACCTTCAACTGGCCTTGCAAAAGATCAAGTCAATCGAAAATCAATAATCTAGTGAACTAATCATCTGTTTACAGTGTTATTATCAGTGTCCAAAATATTAAGCCAAAGATTAAGTTAAAAGAGTGATTGGTTCACTAGGTTATCGATGCTCGAttgacttgaaattttgcaCAGCCATAGTAAGagatgagatctttcaagtgAACGTTTCGGATCAAGTTTTTGGGCTCGGGACGATGTTGTTTTGGCCGGCACAGCAGCCTGCTGTCCCTTGAGGGACAGCAGCCCCCTTTCCTCCACAGGAGTAGTAATAACGAATGAATCAATCTAAACTGCTTACGCATGCACTTATGTCACTTCAAATTCGCCGGTGGATATGGATACGTTGCTGCTCTCTGAAATAAGATCAAGTACGTGGCATTTGCCCCCCGCAGGTAATCTTAAACAAATGTTAATTACGTATTAACTAATAAAATATGAAAACCAGTAGTAGTAATCCCGATCCAACTTCAGTTCAGCCAACCTCATCCCAACTTcccatataaataaatacagacctaagcaagaaaaaaacagagactTGTTCAattatctagagagagagagagagagagagacagagagatgaGCTATGGAATGGTTTCTGGAAGCGAAACTTGCTTCCACTTCTGCCCCAAACTACCCACCCAATTAACGTATCCTCAAAATTGTTCTGGGCTTCTTTTCAAGACCAATTTGGTAATCAAACAGAGCAGATCAATTAAACTCTCACCTGGGTCGTTACGCAGAGGAAGAACAAGAGCGGCGGCCATTCGTTGTCTGTACGGGGTAAAGAATGAGAAGAATTTGTACGAGTTGTTGGGGGTATCTGAGAAAGGCACGTCGTCGGAGATCAAGCAAGCGTACAAGAAACTGGCGCTCAAGTATCATCCCGACGTGTCGCCTCCCGATCGGGCGGCGGAGCACGCCAGGAGGTTCATTCGGGTTCGGGAGGCTTACGAGACGCTGTCTGACCCGAAAACCAGAGCCATGTACGATAGAGATTTGGGCAGCAGGGGTTTGCGATTTGATTACTCGAGACAACGACGGTCCCACCGTGATCAGGTTTTTGCTCTCGATCTCTTTCTCTGGTTTTGCACATTGAAAACGTTTTGACACATGTACATGCATGTCCGAACATAAATCCGGACACAAATGTGACCACAACTGTCGCACGAAAAGTCGTTGCAGTAGTAAAAGTCGAATGAGAATCACTATCACTATTACTGTACATTAATTCATGATTGAaattcactttgatgattgagTCTcgcacatcaaagtgaatctcaccCACTAGTTTTTCTTTTCGGGACACTTTTggagtaaattttctttgtgtCTAGCATTTTTTTACGTTGTTATGGGTTCGATTATATATAGGTTTTTCCTAATGTAGAGCTATTTGTTGTTTGGAAACAGAAATTTGAGGAGTGGGCAGAGTGGAGGGATCGGTGGGAGTCTCAACTAATGGAACTGCAACGAAGGAGCGCCTATAAGGATTCAATGAGAAGGGATCATGAGGTGCCATGGGGAGTTGGAATGGGCACTCGAAgaagccaaatattttctcTGGCCTTtaataactgaaaaaaaaaacagttaataACATAAAAACAAGTATTAGACCAATGTTAATTCATTCAGCTAAACCCTGTTATCAGTTGCGGGCTTTGAGTTATTGTAATTTTGTGAGTGGATACTAATGAATTTGTGGTAAATTATAAAGTATAATAGAGAATTGGTTTGGTGAAAGTCAAGGCTTAGCTCACTATTTAAGGATTGTGCACAAGTCTACACGGTAAGATACAGCCACAATATATATCATCTAGAAGTTGTCTACTACAATCGGGTCCGGTCCTGAGATTTTTGAGGCCCTAGGTGAGATTTCAAAATAGAAGACTCTAGGTGATGGCCTAGACCCAGGGCCGGGCCCGACTAAAAATCCGTAAGCGGTAAGCCATCCTCTTCATCATCCCTTGCTAGGTTCGGCGCCTTAGTATCAGCATATTGATTGCCTTCTTTGCAATGATACTTTAAGCAGAAGgtaaaaaaaagatatattgGCCCGGTATTGACATCCTCAGCCCCAGAGATCGCATCTGTGAGGAAGACGTATGCAATAATCCTAATTGCAAGAGGACGTACGTAGCAATCCCACCAAAAGTCTATTCATTATGATAGTGATGCATTGTGGCAATTTATATAGCCATCCCTATCTTTGTTCTTTTGGGTTTGAGCCTTCTAAAAAACATGTGATGGCAGCTGGCCAGAGCCATCGGAAAGGATCGACTTGGTACCTACCCTATGTATCGTCATTGCTGAGGTAAATCAGGTAAACTTGCCACTTGTATGGCTTTCTTGCTTGGAATGTTTTGGTGGGGTTGCCAACGACTTGTTATAGTATACGCTAGCAAACGATGTTTCTATCACTATCGAGAaattttttcagtgccgggtgggtatcacgtggtgtcTACTCGACACATCCGGATCACGTGATACCTACTCGGCACATCCGGGTCATTCTTTTCtgttttggatggctcagatttggagagagaaagaggagagagatggtttCAATATAAGCCGTCTAACAAATTTTTGGACAGTCCGGATAGGCTACTTGGGCACagcccaaaaatttctcctatcCCTGAGCTGAATCAACAACGCCAatccaaggttttttttttttgaacacattcaattcatttcaaTAACATAACCCGATTCACTCCCTATCTTCTCCGTGTATAGAATCGTATATATTACTCTTACAGTATTAAATACTACTCATCACTGAAAATGACCAGGTACATCCCTGAGGAAACGCGAGGAAGGCTCGCGCCTTAgtcccatttttattttatttttcaattacaaCCCCCAACTTTTATAGAGTGCTATAAGAAATAAGCCAGTTATTAACGGGAAATAAATTGATTATGCTAGCTTAATTACTACCATCGCCGCAAGAAAATCGATATCTAAGTGATACTTTTTACATTCTTGTGAGAATCTCTACTCTTGGaaatttaatcatctaactttgcctaaattctaaagcaaagttggatgattcgtaagcGCTCTTTCCGATAtcagattgagatgattttttacatgaatcctaaacaaaatattttgaacaaaatgagcggctccgatcatctttgcgggacccgagacaGGAGCAAAAATAATCTGTACGCGACTTCTGTACAGCCTTTGCTATACTCCTATCTTTACTGTTAATCTACCTATcttattatgtgtgtgtgttttttttatctttttcagattgatttactatttattttatgtGCTCGTAATAAAGTATGTAAAATCCAACTTTAAAATTCGTCTCGGGCCCCAAAATGTCAGGACCGTCCGTGCAAATGACTTGGGACCGATCTTCCCGTTCTGCTGTTACCGACATCTCAAATTCTATTGATTGGATGTCATGCACTCGTGCTCCAATTGCGGACTGCACCACCTCAAGCTGGTCTATATGCGAATTAGTAGAAAAATATGATTGTCTGAATATCGTATTCTGCCGTGGGGTTAAAAGATATCCTAAGAGGATATCTGGATAGATGAACCCATCTAATTTGACTCCCTCCTGCAAAacaagaagaaggagaaaacgGAGACAAGAGAACGAAAAATAGCCCAAaggaaaacaaacttgattgtTAAATTACAGCTCAGAATGCTGAGAAAatgcaaaaaggaaaaccatCAATTTTTTCCGGGTCGGGGCTTAACTATCTTGTTCTATTTTTGGTTTGGTCTTGAAGATCGACTTCAAAGCAATCACAACTGCATGAGCAGAATACTCCATTAGGCTTGGTGTCGATCCAAGACAAGCGGATCACAATCCAATCTGTTCCGACTTTGGGCCATTCAGTGCAATATCCAAAGCAATGGGCTGATTGCAATGGGCTGATTGCAATGAACAATAACTTTCCTCTAAAAGagaagcttgaaattacatgaCAAGCTTGAATATGGGCTGATTTCAGTAATGGCCTAAACAACTTCCCTcaattttctgaaaataatttagTCAACAACTTCGGGACTCATAGTCTTAtccattgaaaacaaaaatgagatCATTCCAGAGAATGAAGAGCAGCACATTCCATGTGTGCCAACGTATTTTACAGCAAAAGAAATCCCCACAACACAGAAGCTTAACATACTAGTTGACATTCTGTAACTCACCAGCTTGGGAACTGATATGGGGGTCAGAAcagtttgaatctttgattcTAGTATCTTATGCCAGTTCTACAACACCATCTTCGTACTCTCTCCCACTAGCCTGTCCCCAAATGATGACTACGCATCTAAAGAGCAATCGCCACCGCCTCTTTCACTTGGATAATGAATGATCGCGAAAGCTAAACAGCCGATGCTTTTCCCTTCTTTCTAGCCTGCTTCTTTGCTGTAAGCCATTAGGATATAGACTCTCAGTAACAATGTTTCACAATAAAGATAAGATGAGAGAGCAGTCAGCTTACCTAATCTCCGTTTAGCTTCAGATTTTGCAAAGAACTCCCTCCATTCATCAGTTAGAATGAAAACTGGATCTTCGTCAACTTCCTCAAATGCTTCTTCGTTCCCCTCTTGGTCTTGGATCATTCTATCAATCAACCATCGAAAAGCATGGAAGATCAACTACAATGGTGTCTTCTTTAGGAAACAAAACGGTAGGTGAATGCATAAAAGAACTCTCCTATGTAATGCTAGCAGAGGTTCTATCAAATGGAATTCCCACTTTCTCAAGTCTCAAAATGAACATTCCAACAACTTTTTGTGTTTCTACTTGCCACGTTCACTTACTTAAACCACGGATAAAACGTAATGACAACAAAGACACAAATGCTTCAGATAGAATCAGAAACGAGCGCATTATGCTTTCCAGAATCATCTAAACAGACGTAGAATTTAAGAAATTCAAGGCATAACAAACTCATTTCTCTTCAACTTAAACTTTGTTTACTTACTTATTTACACATTGCTTTTTGGTTTATGATCCCATTTCTTAGCATAGCAAACTCATTTCTCTTCAACTTTAACTTTGTTTACTTACTTATTTACACGTCGCTTTTTGGTTTATGATCCCATAATTACTGTCATTTCTCCGGACCATTTCCAAGATAGCTAGAATTCGAAGCGATATCCAACTACTGACAGATAATTCAAACAATAAGGTAAACTTGAGAGAACCAACAAATGCATGATACTTAGTTCCAACTCATATCAAATGAATTTGGAACCAACAATCCAAAATATCCAACCAAATGTAAAAAGATAATGAACTCCACTTCAACAAAAATAACTACTTGAAAACCCCCAACCATTAAAGCAATTCAATCTCCTATTGAAAACCCTAGTTCCCACTCCATCATGTCCAATTACACATGCATAAGTAGAGCAATGACAGCCCAtttggattgtgagaaaggGTGAGATAACAAATGGGAGCTTTTTGGCGAGAAAGGGGAAGGAgacaatcaaaaaaataaacaatccAAGTGAGGTATTTGGAAAAAAACTctaattctttcttttcttttcttatcaaaTCCCTCGATCCAAAGGGGCTGTGAGTACCATTACACTAGATTCGATTGACCCAATCATGTTCTTCAGCAGAGTAAAGGAATGGGGACATAAAAAGGGAAACCCaaataaagaaaacagaaaGTGAATTCGAAGTAGCACTTACAAGGCATCGGAAGGGTAGGTTTCGGCACACTCGGGAACCAGCGATTTTGATTGGTTAAGAGAGGGGAGAGAGCTAGGGCATGGGTGGAGGTGGATGTTTGGTTGGAGAAGACGGCTGTGAAGTGGGCAGTGAGGTGAAAAGtggaggtggtagtggtggtggtggtgcggtGGCTGGTGagggcagtggtggtggtggtgggctgAATGATTCCGCGGCTGTGAAGAATCCATTTCTTTGGGTGCTGTGGAGTTCAGGGTGACCCGACCCTTGGACTAATTTGAGATTCCGCGGGTTAATCCGACACCGTTTTTGTGATTGTAAACGATCAAAAAACTTGAGATTGAGCTTGGCTCAGGCCTTAGCGAGCTAAGTCCTTAATGCTCCGAGATTAGTCATTTATtgaacgagcctctttaatcgagtttAACTTTTATCGaacgagccgaaaactcgagcttgactcatttactaaacaagtcgaGCTGACTGCAGTCTATCGACCATTAACGAGCCGACTTTCGAGCACGCGAGCTACTCGGTTCATTTATAGCTCTCgatctttcattttttgggttttttgttggatatttcccaaaacaaatgggtaaaatcatttttttaataattttttcgattcctttcaTCGAGACTAACTagtaatgcaaaaaaaaatattgcgcaaaattaacaaatatgaatttttttgaatttagacAAGAAATAAATTGTACAGTAATATACAACTtatattaattaacaaaaacgGGGCTATACGATTTTTCTCACACTTAGCCTTTACTCATTTTCCGGGGTGTTATAGTGCACCCAGTGTAAACTGTAATGCAAGTATAGGAAGACACACAGCCATCGATCTCATCGATTAATAGTccacattaaaaatcaattatgactgATAATAAATgattattaccggtcataattaaaaattaaattatctcaatcatTTATTATCAAGATCGATGATCCATGTGTGCGCCTAAAGAGTGCCTTGCAGGGCCTTCAAATTTAAAGCCATGATGGATGTGGTT
The sequence above is a segment of the Rhododendron vialii isolate Sample 1 chromosome 13a, ASM3025357v1 genome. Coding sequences within it:
- the LOC131312699 gene encoding uncharacterized protein LOC131312699; the encoded protein is MDSSQPRNHSAHHHHHCPHQPPHHHHHYHLHFSPHCPLHSRLLQPNIHLHPCPSSLPSLNQSKSLVPECAETYPSDALMIQDQEGNEEAFEEVDEDPVFILTDEWREFFAKSEAKRRLAKKQARKKGKASAV
- the LOC131312696 gene encoding chaperone protein dnaJ 20, chloroplastic-like; the protein is MSYGMVSGSETCFHFCPKLPTQLTYPQNCSGLLFKTNLVIKQSRSIKLSPGSLRRGRTRAAAIRCLYGVKNEKNLYELLGVSEKGTSSEIKQAYKKLALKYHPDVSPPDRAAEHARRFIRVREAYETLSDPKTRAMYDRDLGSRGLRFDYSRQRRSHRDQKFEEWAEWRDRWESQLMELQRRSAYKDSMRRDHEVPWGVGMGTRRSQIFSLAFNN